In a genomic window of Anoxybacter fermentans:
- a CDS encoding MFS transporter, whose amino-acid sequence MSNFRFVRHMELKNMPKNVWIMSYTTAIFVISIFIWNRLVPIYLRELGATDFQVSLAFSLLAVALGIGQFPGGIWADKLGRKPLVVIPTYIAGVLYFIGGFVHTWYAFVLILILVNISSSIQGPGFVSIMAEAVEPRKRGSAFGLFQFFIGLSLALGPAIGAILLPYFSIPTMVAFTGVVGLIIGIWRQKSLVETKAENSLKKFKYREIFKGELLLLLFIGTFFTSISNLTIYGPFIPLYSIDILGLSKKEINLLFAVGPFIAMAVSLIAGKLIEIWGQRKVMIAGIIGTNLFILIWLIKGGFALALITFSLAYFCFQGAAIAYDTLRTEISSHYSAGAVLGALGTVSGLISAGAAPIASALIPYLGPQFPFYFAAVLGLGTVICVNQLKSYDRTQAKSL is encoded by the coding sequence ATGAGCAATTTTCGTTTTGTTCGCCATATGGAACTTAAAAATATGCCTAAAAATGTCTGGATCATGTCATATACTACTGCTATATTTGTTATCTCCATTTTTATCTGGAATAGATTAGTCCCCATCTATTTGCGCGAATTGGGAGCAACTGACTTTCAGGTAAGTTTAGCTTTTTCTCTTCTGGCTGTGGCTTTGGGAATTGGTCAGTTTCCTGGAGGTATCTGGGCCGACAAGCTGGGACGTAAACCTCTAGTGGTAATACCAACCTATATTGCCGGGGTACTTTATTTCATCGGTGGCTTTGTGCACACCTGGTATGCATTCGTGCTAATCTTAATTTTGGTAAATATCTCATCTTCTATTCAAGGCCCTGGATTTGTCTCCATTATGGCTGAAGCAGTAGAACCACGAAAAAGGGGTTCAGCCTTTGGATTATTTCAATTCTTTATAGGACTCTCTTTAGCTTTGGGTCCTGCTATTGGGGCTATCTTATTACCTTATTTCTCAATCCCCACAATGGTAGCTTTCACCGGAGTAGTGGGTCTTATCATTGGTATTTGGCGGCAAAAAAGTTTGGTAGAAACTAAAGCTGAAAATTCGTTGAAAAAATTTAAATACCGGGAGATTTTTAAGGGTGAATTACTCTTACTTTTATTCATCGGTACTTTCTTTACTTCTATTAGTAATCTAACCATCTATGGGCCATTTATTCCTCTCTATTCTATTGACATTTTAGGTCTGTCTAAAAAAGAGATAAATCTTCTCTTTGCTGTCGGACCATTTATAGCAATGGCAGTAAGTTTAATAGCTGGAAAACTAATTGAAATCTGGGGCCAGCGAAAAGTAATGATTGCAGGGATAATTGGTACAAATCTCTTTATCCTTATCTGGTTAATCAAAGGTGGATTTGCTCTGGCATTAATTACATTTTCCTTGGCTTACTTCTGCTTCCAGGGAGCAGCTATTGCTTATGATACCTTACGGACTGAAATTTCTTCTCATTATTCTGCTGGAGCAGTTCTTGGAGCATTAGGAACTGTCTCCGGTCTTATTTCTGCAGGTGCAGCTCCAATTGCCAGTGCACTGATTCCATATCTGGGTCCCCAATTTCCTTTCTACTTTGCAGCAGTGTTAGGATTGGGAACAGTAATTTGTGTCAACCAATTAAAATCATATGACAGAACTCAGGCGAAATCTCTTTAA
- a CDS encoding phosphosulfolactate synthase, whose translation MIKNGWGLDLEFPLLDRRPKPRNIGLTMVLDKGLGLGETRDLLEIAGEYIDFLKLSFGTSALYSPYVLHKKIELVRSYGIDIYPGGTFLEVAILQGKLDQFLERARELGFSCIEVSDGTIEMDYEMRKRAIQKAVDLGFKVLTEIGKKDKNEVFQVDEMVKLLNKDLENGAYRVIVEGRESGTVGIYDSKGDADQNILEKLLYGAPSSEVIIWEAPLKKQQVHLIKTLGNNVNLGNIPTSDILAVEALRNGLRGDTFKEALYRYQNPVFYT comes from the coding sequence GTGATAAAGAATGGTTGGGGTCTAGATTTAGAATTTCCTTTGTTAGATCGGCGGCCAAAACCAAGAAATATAGGGTTGACAATGGTTCTAGATAAGGGGTTGGGATTGGGAGAGACCAGAGATTTATTGGAAATTGCAGGAGAATATATTGATTTCTTAAAGTTGAGTTTTGGTACATCGGCTCTTTATTCACCTTATGTATTACATAAGAAAATAGAATTGGTCCGTTCGTATGGAATAGATATTTATCCAGGTGGAACATTTCTTGAAGTTGCTATTTTACAGGGGAAATTGGATCAATTTCTTGAGCGGGCCAGGGAACTGGGATTCAGCTGTATTGAAGTTTCTGATGGAACGATAGAGATGGATTATGAAATGCGGAAACGTGCTATTCAAAAAGCAGTTGATCTGGGATTTAAGGTTTTGACTGAAATAGGAAAAAAGGATAAAAATGAGGTTTTTCAAGTTGATGAGATGGTTAAACTTTTAAATAAAGATCTGGAAAATGGGGCATACCGGGTAATTGTAGAAGGTCGTGAGTCAGGAACTGTTGGTATATATGATTCTAAAGGGGATGCAGACCAGAATATTTTGGAAAAGCTCTTGTATGGGGCGCCTTCATCGGAAGTTATCATTTGGGAAGCACCATTAAAAAAACAGCAGGTTCATTTAATCAAAACTTTGGGCAATAATGTCAATTTAGGTAATATTCCTACATCAGATATTCTTGCGGTGGAAGCTTTAAGAAATGGATTAAGGGGGGATACCTTTAAAGAAGCTCTTTACCGTTATCAAAATCCTGTTTTTTATACATAA
- a CDS encoding 2-phosphosulfolactate phosphatase produces the protein MQVEIILTVNEMEDQLLVGKTAVVIDTLRATSTIVTALYYGAKLVEPKAGIVEARNRGKELKEGTYLLCGERNGIKVEGFDLGNSPLEYQPQVVSGKTVILSTTNGTKTIQRAMLAHRVLIGSLLNRSITMEEAINLGKDLVLCCSGTQGHFSLEDFVTAGAMISYLKNKGIQIQGDDRVQTAWLLYERYADDLVELMSCSQNGSRLVNIGQKADIEFCAQLDFFPLLCYFDGERVYY, from the coding sequence ATGCAGGTAGAAATTATTTTGACAGTAAATGAAATGGAAGATCAGCTTTTAGTGGGGAAAACAGCAGTTGTTATTGATACACTGAGAGCTACCAGTACAATTGTTACTGCTCTTTATTATGGAGCCAAATTGGTAGAACCCAAGGCAGGAATTGTAGAAGCTAGAAATAGAGGGAAAGAATTAAAGGAAGGTACCTATCTTTTGTGTGGTGAACGGAATGGGATTAAGGTCGAAGGGTTTGATCTTGGTAACTCACCTTTAGAGTATCAGCCGCAAGTTGTATCAGGTAAGACTGTTATTCTTTCTACTACCAATGGTACTAAGACCATTCAACGTGCTATGCTTGCGCATCGGGTGTTGATAGGGTCATTATTAAATAGATCTATTACAATGGAGGAAGCAATTAATCTGGGAAAAGATCTGGTATTATGCTGTTCTGGAACTCAAGGACATTTCAGTCTTGAGGATTTTGTGACAGCAGGAGCAATGATTTCTTATTTAAAAAATAAAGGGATTCAAATTCAGGGAGATGATAGGGTTCAAACAGCCTGGTTGCTCTATGAAAGATATGCCGATGATCTGGTAGAGTTGATGAGCTGTTCGCAAAATGGATCTCGTTTAGTTAACATTGGCCAGAAAGCTGATATTGAGTTTTGTGCACAACTGGATTTTTTTCCTTTACTTTGTTATTTTGATGGAGAGAGAGTATATTATTAA
- a CDS encoding DUF441 domain-containing protein, translating into MGFYILLLILAMGMLSRSKLVMLTASILLIFRILHLQRFFKFLSNNGINMGLLLLVMTVLIPFATDQVTLKDLKDTMTSFSGIIAILGGLLATKLNGMGLNLLKVEPQLVIGMVVGSIIGIIFWGGVPVGPLMAGGLTALFIKILGLL; encoded by the coding sequence ATGGGTTTTTATATACTCCTTTTAATCCTGGCTATGGGGATGTTGTCGCGTTCTAAGCTGGTTATGCTGACAGCTTCTATTCTGTTAATTTTTCGCATTTTGCATTTGCAAAGGTTCTTTAAATTTCTTTCTAACAATGGGATTAATATGGGGCTTTTGTTATTGGTGATGACAGTACTGATTCCTTTTGCTACTGACCAGGTAACTTTGAAAGATTTGAAGGATACTATGACTTCTTTTTCAGGTATTATAGCGATTCTGGGAGGGCTTTTGGCAACCAAACTAAACGGGATGGGGCTTAATCTTTTAAAAGTTGAACCCCAACTGGTCATTGGCATGGTGGTAGGTTCTATTATAGGGATTATCTTTTGGGGTGGTGTGCCCGTTGGGCCTTTGATGGCCGGAGGATTAACAGCTCTTTTTATCAAAATCCTGGGGCTTTTATAG
- a CDS encoding MFS transporter has translation MKNRSNQQKKSDRSTSQGTSNIALMALSAVPLLMVLGNSMLIPEFPKIKSALDINQFQVGLLITLFSTAAGLSIPILGFLSDKYGRKIIIVPSVLVYGLGGIISGLGATLLDDSYLIILIGRVVQGIGAAGTAPIVMAMVGDLYKSNDRSEAMGVIEAANGIGKVISPVLGSAVALISWRALFFSYAILAIPISLGVFFLTQEPTHQGQKEKLSSYLKKILQIFREKGPSLLISLFAGMAVLFILFGVLSHVSDILEKEYNLKGLTKGLIIAIPILFMSSFSYLTGRYLKQKGKFFKIAIITGLTIVGSALFFLPFLKKPYIYVGILTIMGLGSGFVLTSVNTLVTSSTTSEQRAG, from the coding sequence ATGAAAAACAGATCAAATCAACAAAAAAAATCAGATCGGTCTACCTCACAGGGCACATCAAATATTGCACTTATGGCTTTAAGTGCGGTTCCACTTTTGATGGTTCTGGGAAATTCCATGTTAATCCCAGAATTTCCTAAAATTAAGTCCGCCCTGGATATAAACCAATTTCAGGTCGGTCTTCTCATTACCCTTTTTTCTACTGCAGCCGGGCTTTCTATTCCAATATTAGGATTTCTTTCAGATAAATATGGGCGTAAAATAATTATTGTTCCTTCAGTTTTAGTATATGGCCTGGGCGGGATTATCTCAGGACTTGGCGCAACTCTTTTGGATGACTCATATTTAATCATCCTTATCGGACGGGTGGTTCAAGGAATAGGTGCTGCAGGTACAGCCCCCATTGTTATGGCTATGGTTGGGGATTTATATAAATCTAATGACCGGAGTGAAGCAATGGGTGTTATCGAAGCTGCCAACGGAATAGGCAAAGTTATAAGTCCTGTCCTGGGTTCAGCTGTTGCTCTAATCTCCTGGCGGGCATTATTCTTCTCCTATGCCATTCTGGCTATCCCTATTTCTTTAGGTGTCTTCTTCCTTACTCAAGAACCAACTCATCAAGGCCAGAAAGAAAAACTCTCTTCCTATCTCAAAAAAATATTACAAATCTTTAGAGAAAAAGGACCGTCCCTTCTGATCAGCCTCTTTGCAGGCATGGCTGTCCTTTTTATCCTTTTTGGAGTCTTATCTCATGTCTCAGATATCCTGGAAAAAGAATATAATTTAAAAGGACTGACTAAAGGGTTAATCATTGCCATTCCCATTTTATTTATGTCCTCATTCTCTTATCTGACCGGACGTTATCTTAAACAAAAGGGTAAATTCTTTAAAATAGCCATCATTACAGGTTTAACTATTGTCGGCTCTGCATTATTCTTTCTCCCCTTTTTAAAAAAACCTTACATTTATGTGGGAATACTGACCATCATGGGCTTAGGCAGTGGATTCGTCCTTACTTCAGTAAACACCCTGGTTACCAGTAGTACAACCAGTGAGCAGCGGGCGGGGTAA
- a CDS encoding YeiH family protein, whose translation MQGQQAQVLVVEKGYFQKYFKKIPGILLLFFVGYVAKIIAGYIPHVDYILVAITIGMVISNTVGVPEVFVPGVNTYELWLKIGIVFLGAKLALGNVLNLGAVGLTMVIVEIIVSIVTVTWLARKFGLPEKTGSLLAIGVGICGVSAIIGATGAINAKERDSSLAIATILIFGAGMIFIFPYLGHLLGLSDKAFGLWAGLAVDNTAEAVATGFVFSEAAGQIATLTKLCRNALMGIVILIFAIYYAQKGMASGVKHKGRFIWSKFPKFLLGFLLVSILVTFGFFSKGEIKAINNLAKWAFMLTFAGVGFRTRFSEMKKAGLKAFLVGLGAEFMVSIVTLVMIVLVYL comes from the coding sequence GTGCAGGGCCAACAAGCGCAGGTTCTGGTTGTAGAAAAAGGATATTTTCAGAAATATTTTAAGAAGATTCCAGGAATTCTACTCTTATTCTTTGTCGGGTATGTTGCAAAAATTATAGCCGGTTATATTCCGCATGTGGATTACATATTGGTGGCTATTACTATCGGAATGGTTATTTCTAATACGGTAGGAGTGCCAGAGGTTTTTGTGCCGGGTGTGAATACCTATGAGTTATGGTTAAAAATTGGGATTGTTTTTCTGGGAGCCAAATTAGCTTTAGGGAATGTTTTGAATCTGGGAGCCGTTGGGTTAACCATGGTTATAGTAGAGATTATTGTTTCGATTGTTACCGTTACCTGGCTTGCGAGAAAGTTTGGATTACCGGAAAAAACAGGTTCACTTTTAGCTATTGGGGTAGGAATTTGCGGAGTTTCTGCAATCATTGGTGCAACCGGAGCCATCAATGCAAAAGAAAGGGATTCATCTCTGGCTATTGCAACAATTTTGATCTTTGGAGCCGGGATGATCTTTATCTTCCCATACCTGGGTCATTTGTTGGGTCTTAGTGATAAAGCCTTTGGATTATGGGCTGGTCTGGCTGTAGATAATACGGCTGAGGCCGTTGCAACCGGGTTTGTTTTTTCCGAAGCTGCGGGTCAGATTGCAACTCTCACCAAACTCTGCCGGAATGCCCTGATGGGGATTGTTATTCTAATATTTGCTATTTACTATGCACAAAAAGGGATGGCTTCTGGTGTAAAGCATAAGGGAAGGTTTATATGGAGTAAGTTTCCTAAGTTTCTTTTAGGTTTTCTATTGGTCTCAATTCTGGTAACTTTTGGATTTTTCAGTAAAGGTGAGATAAAAGCTATTAATAATCTGGCTAAATGGGCATTTATGCTCACTTTTGCCGGAGTTGGCTTTAGAACCAGGTTTTCAGAGATGAAAAAAGCAGGTCTTAAAGCTTTTCTGGTTGGCCTGGGAGCAGAATTTATGGTAAGTATAGTGACATTGGTGATGATAGTTTTAGTTTATCTTTAA